The Sander lucioperca isolate FBNREF2018 chromosome 4, SLUC_FBN_1.2, whole genome shotgun sequence DNA segment CATAACAGCTGGTCTTGTTTAATGGCAACTAAGTTGAGTAGTTTGAcaccatgtacagtatgttactaTGATTCATTATACAACCtgaacagctttttttttttttttttaaatataatttgattatattatattttaataaGCCAACAGAGTCCTGTACTTATTCTTAAATGCTCCAGTAGGGTGTCATCCCATGTCGACACATTATATGATGAGTGCACACTTCTGCTATGTGCTATTTTAGGGCCTCAGATCTCAATGACAGACAACTCAGTCTGCCTGTGTGAGTGCAAAAGCAAAGTCTCTATTCATAATCCTATCCACTCTAAAACGTtagcctcctcctctccccaccCCCACAAAAACCCGTAAACTGCAAACCAAACTGTCAGATCATTCTGTTACAATGTTGGGACAATCCTTCACAATATGATCTCATTGGTgttctctgtttttgtttgctCCTCGACAGACACAACTGCAGAGAACGCCACAGCTATGCCCAAGTCCTACCACTCCCCGTGGGATCAGGCAATCCTCAGTGACCCCGACCTTGCAGAAACTCTCAAACTGACAATGTCAGCACCAGACCCACAACCAGACCTTCCTGAGTACAAAAGCTTTAACCGGTGAGAAAACTACGAGCACATTTTAGTGAATTAGTACTGAACACTATAACGAGGAACCATTCACACTTGATGTCAATTTCAGGGTTGCCACTCCTTTTGGTGGCTTTGACAAAGCTCCCAGAGGAATCACATTCAAGCTCCCCGAGGTGGACCTGAACCCGCCCATGTACCCAGAGCTGCAGGAGCCGGGGATAAAGCGACCCACTTTCAACAGGACGGCCCAGGGGTGGATATCTGAGGGCACCCATCTTATCCTACCCACTGTTACCCTGGAGCCCAACAAAATTCCAGAGTCTGATGACCTGTAGGTGGTCTTACTGTATATTATCTGGCAACATAATGTTGGCTGTAGTATTTTGGCCCGTCTGTGATGACAGCAAAACAGTTGTTTAGTAGCGCAGTCACAATTCCTTACCAATTTTTGGATTCTCCCCCCCATTTAATGGACAGAAAATGTCGACTAGTTTGTTTGGTTTAAACCTAAACTGTATTCAAAGAAAACCATGTAAATAGCGAAATGAATGTGCTATACATAACTCAAGAAGTAAGAGTTTCCACTAATACTGAAAGCAAAACTGTAAATTTTATAAATGTTCAGATGAATTGATGAATatgtaatgtaaataaagaatgCTTAAAACTTATTTATTAATGGAACACAACTGGAACAAATAAAGGTATGATGTGCATTGCTATTGATTTATCATCATATATAAAGATCCAATCTAAATAACTCTAAACATCACAGAGCAAGCAAATGTTGAATATGCAGTACAAATGTAAATCGATCAAGCTATTATTTAAATTAATCTAAAAATCGTTTATGGATTTGAAGAAATAAAACAGAGAGAGCTCTCTTTTAGAACTGATTTATTGTTGACTGCTGAAGAAGAAATTATTTTGCATTGCAACTAGGAAACATTTTATCTTGAGGGACTATCAGAGGTCACATCAATCTGGGAGGAAGACTGAGAAACCTGGACTTTGACCTGAGATCACATGGAGCTGATCAATGAAAAACACAGCATAATCATGGACTCGAAAATTTTGCATTTCATAACTGTACAAGCAATAATCACACCCCCCACAGATCAATACAAAATCGATATAGACAGTGAGTGGAATAACACTAAagagaaaatgtaaatgattgTTCTGTATTGTTTCTTGTCACAGATGCACTAAAACATGTAACTTTACAGCAACACAACCTGCAAA contains these protein-coding regions:
- the myoz2b gene encoding myozenin-2b isoform X2, translated to MDLGKKLSTPKDIMLEELSLLSNRGSRLFKMRQRRSEKYTFESIQNEANAQLNNDILSKNTHTVEIKVDAPADGNTSNPEITVSDTTAENATAMPKSYHSPWDQAILSDPDLAETLKLTMSAPDPQPDLPEYKSFNRVATPFGGFDKAPRGITFKLPEVDLNPPMYPELQEPGIKRPTFNRTAQGWISEGTHLILPTVTLEPNKIPESDDL
- the myoz2b gene encoding myozenin-2b isoform X1, with product MSQFCTMPTGERKKRAAAICREVHGTNGDVMDLGKKLSTPKDIMLEELSLLSNRGSRLFKMRQRRSEKYTFESIQNEANAQLNNDILSKNTHTVEIKVDAPADGNTSNPEITVSDTTAENATAMPKSYHSPWDQAILSDPDLAETLKLTMSAPDPQPDLPEYKSFNRVATPFGGFDKAPRGITFKLPEVDLNPPMYPELQEPGIKRPTFNRTAQGWISEGTHLILPTVTLEPNKIPESDDL